The Deltaproteobacteria bacterium genome window below encodes:
- the cobU gene encoding bifunctional adenosylcobinamide kinase/adenosylcobinamide-phosphate guanylyltransferase → MNVSSARPDLALVLGGARAGKSAFAEGLARGWAQRVYVATAAVTDDEMAERIALHRTRRGPSWRTVEEPLELSAVIRRESAPATGLLVDCLTVWLGNLMHHEYDVDAAGEALLEALATAPGPMVLVANEVGLGIVPDNAMARAFRDHAGRLNQAVARVASRVYFMAAGIPMTLKGPAPD, encoded by the coding sequence GTGAACGTATCCTCGGCAAGACCTGACCTGGCGCTGGTGCTGGGCGGGGCGCGCGCGGGCAAGAGCGCCTTCGCCGAGGGACTCGCGAGGGGGTGGGCTCAACGCGTTTACGTAGCCACAGCGGCCGTCACGGACGACGAGATGGCGGAGCGCATCGCGTTGCACCGAACCCGCCGAGGCCCAAGCTGGCGCACCGTCGAAGAACCTCTTGAGCTGTCCGCCGTGATCCGGAGGGAAAGCGCGCCGGCCACCGGCCTGTTGGTGGACTGCCTCACGGTCTGGCTCGGCAACCTCATGCACCACGAATATGACGTGGACGCCGCCGGCGAAGCGCTCCTCGAAGCGCTCGCCACCGCCCCCGGACCGATGGTGCTGGTGGCCAACGAGGTGGGGCTCGGCATCGTGCCGGACAACGCCATGGCGCGCGCCTTTCGCGATCACGCCGGGCGTCTCAACCAGGCCGTGGCACGCGTGGCGAGCCGCGTTTACTTCATGGCGGCCGGCATCCCCATGACCCTCAAGGGTCCGGCACCCGACTGA